The following are encoded together in the Mastacembelus armatus chromosome 6, fMasArm1.2, whole genome shotgun sequence genome:
- the LOC113133586 gene encoding uncharacterized protein LOC113133586, translating to MVDRDVALEGLSALCNATVTSVQQRTSRGVHYIKPEQLNTKTFVHSVLVGEASCPVSGTIFHSINTGVRPGCLFKLDLDTDGSKTGKIYIIDEEEFFDPKYHYDFTNVTDSQTFYRGGEKYERPCGWQRFAIKVLDQYGENTWLGNTNRSTQSVAGEWPVSYHGTSQGGAEGIIKRRYEPGPGAVYGYGVYSTPDLSVANGYAKSFTSQKTGKTYKVILQNRINPEHREKCNHDKYWLVPVKAGASDKEQQELVERAIRPYGLLLKEETNECIIL from the exons ATGGTCGACAGAGATGTTGCACTAGAAGGTCTGAGCGCACTCTGCAATGCCACAGTAACGTCTGTTCAACAAAGAACCTCAAGAGGGGTTCATTATATTAAACCAGAGCAGCTGAACACCAAGACCTTTGTTCATTCAGTCCTGGTTGGAGAAGCATCATG CCCTGTGTCAGGAACCATCTTCCACAGTATCAACACTGGTGTGCGGCCTGGGTGCCTCTTTAAACTGGACCTAGACACAGATGGTAGTAAAACAGGAAAGATTTACATCATTGATGAAGAAGAATTCTTCGACCCCAAATACCACTATGATTTCACCAATGTGACAGACTCTCAGACATTTTACAGAGGTGGAGAGAAGTATGAACGTCCATGTGGGTGGCAGCGTTTTGCAATCAAG GTCCTGGATCAATATGGTGAAAACACCTGGTTGGGAAACACAAACCGTAGCACCCAGTCTGTGGCAGGAGAGTGGCCTGTGTCCTACCATGGGACCTCacagggaggagctgaaggaATCATCAAAAGGCGCTACGAG CCGGGCCCAGGAGCAGTGTATGGCTATGGGGTTTATTCTACCCCAGACCTCTCTGTGGCCAATGGATATGCCAAATCATTCACCTCCCAGAAGACGGGCAAGACGTACAAAGTGATTCTGCAGAATCGTATCAACCCtgagcacagagagaaatgcaaTCACGACAAGTACTGGCTGGTTCCTGTCAAAGCAGGCGCATCAGATAAGGAACAGCAGGAGCTGGTAGAAAGAGCCATCCGTCCTTACGGCCTCCTGCTGAAAGAGGAAACAAACGAGTGTATAATACTTTAA